The Streptococcus viridans genome includes a window with the following:
- the malQ gene encoding 4-alpha-glucanotransferase translates to MVPSMKKRQSGVLMHISSLPGKYGIGSFGQAAYDFVDFLVRTKQRYWQILPLGTTSYGDSPYQSFSAFAGNTHFIDFDLLIEQGLLDASDVEGVDFGQDPTEVDYEKIFEQRRPLLEKAVKAFIENGDWDDFSRFVEQNAAWLELFAEYMAIKEHFELKAWTEWPDAAIRARQPEALASYRAQLEDKLTYHRVTQYFFFKQWLKLKAYANDNHIEIVGDMPIYVAEDSSDMWANPHLFKTDENGKATCIAGCPPDEFSATGQLWGNPIYDWEAMDKDGYKWWIERLRESFKIYDIVRIDHFRGFESYWEIPAGSDTAALGKWVKGPGYKLFAAVKEELGDLNIIAEDLGFMTDEVIELRERTGFPGMKILQFAFNPDDESIDSPHLAPNNSVMYTGTHDNNTVLGWYRNEIDDPTREYLARYTNRKEYESVPHAMLRTVFASVSFMAIATMQDLLELDGSARMNFPSTLGGNWAWRMTADQLTPAVEQELLDLTTIYRRINENLVELKNKTLSGDIKKCCH, encoded by the coding sequence GTGGTACCCTCAATGAAAAAACGCCAAAGTGGTGTCTTGATGCACATTTCATCCTTGCCTGGGAAGTATGGAATCGGTTCGTTTGGTCAAGCAGCTTACGATTTTGTGGATTTCCTGGTTCGGACCAAGCAACGGTATTGGCAAATTTTGCCTCTCGGAACAACCAGTTATGGAGATTCTCCATATCAATCTTTCTCAGCTTTTGCAGGGAACACCCACTTTATTGACTTCGATCTCTTGATCGAGCAAGGGCTCTTGGATGCATCTGATGTTGAAGGTGTTGATTTTGGTCAAGATCCAACAGAAGTAGACTATGAGAAGATCTTCGAACAACGTCGTCCCCTTCTAGAAAAAGCAGTTAAAGCTTTTATCGAAAACGGTGATTGGGATGACTTCAGCCGTTTTGTTGAGCAAAATGCAGCTTGGTTGGAATTGTTCGCAGAATACATGGCTATTAAAGAGCACTTTGAATTAAAAGCATGGACAGAATGGCCAGACGCTGCGATTCGTGCACGTCAACCGGAAGCCCTTGCTTCATACCGCGCTCAATTGGAAGACAAATTGACTTACCATCGAGTAACACAGTATTTCTTCTTCAAACAATGGTTGAAATTGAAAGCATACGCTAACGACAACCATATTGAGATCGTAGGTGATATGCCAATCTACGTAGCGGAAGATTCAAGCGATATGTGGGCAAATCCTCATCTCTTCAAAACAGATGAAAATGGAAAAGCAACCTGCATCGCAGGATGCCCACCAGATGAGTTCTCAGCAACTGGTCAGCTTTGGGGTAACCCAATCTATGACTGGGAAGCAATGGACAAAGATGGTTACAAATGGTGGATTGAACGCTTGCGTGAGAGCTTCAAGATCTACGACATCGTGCGGATCGACCACTTCCGTGGTTTTGAATCTTACTGGGAAATCCCAGCTGGTTCTGATACAGCAGCACTAGGTAAATGGGTCAAAGGTCCTGGCTACAAACTCTTTGCCGCAGTGAAAGAAGAACTCGGTGATTTGAACATCATCGCAGAAGACCTTGGCTTCATGACGGACGAAGTCATTGAGCTTCGTGAGCGCACAGGCTTCCCAGGCATGAAGATTCTTCAATTTGCCTTCAATCCTGATGATGAAAGTATCGACAGCCCTCACTTAGCGCCAAATAACTCTGTTATGTACACTGGTACACATGATAACAACACGGTTCTTGGATGGTACCGCAATGAAATTGACGATCCAACTCGTGAGTACCTTGCTCGTTACACCAACCGTAAAGAATACGAATCTGTTCCACATGCGATGCTTCGTACCGTCTTTGCTTCAGTCAGCTTTATGGCCATCGCTACCATGCAAGATTTGTTAGAGTTGGATGGTTCAGCGCGAATGAACTTCCCATCTACTCTTGGTGGCAACTGGGCATGGCGGATGACAGCGGATCAATTGACGCCGGCTGTCGAGCAAGAATTGCTTGACTTGACTACAATTTATCGCCGTATCAATGAAAATTTGGTAGAATTAAAGAATAAGACATTATCAGGAGACATAAAAAAATGTTGCCATTAA
- a CDS encoding extracellular solute-binding protein, giving the protein MKRTILRSAAVLGTVGFASLLLVACGGKKDDSAASENELTVYVDNGYKAYMEEAAKAFEKESGTKVTIKTGDALGGLDKLSLDNQSGKAPDVMMAPYDRVGGLGNDGQLAEVTLNKDSKTDKTTESLVTNGGKVYGAPAIIETLVLYYNKDLIQEAPKTFGELEELAKDSKYDFAGEAGKNTAFLADWTNFYYAYGLLSGNGGYVFGKDGTDPKDIGLNNQGAIDGIEYAKTWYAKWPKGLQDTQGAANFIQTQFQEGKTAAIIDGPWKAASLKEAKVNYGVATIPTLPNGKAYSAFGGGKAWVIPAGANHPEAAQKFVNFLTTTDQQKALYDKTNEVPANTEAREYAVGKNDELTTAVVNQFENAQPMPNISEMSTVWDPAKTMLFDAVSGKKSAKDAADDAVKLIKETIEQKFGGK; this is encoded by the coding sequence ATGAAACGCACAATTCTTCGAAGCGCTGCTGTACTTGGTACAGTTGGATTCGCATCACTTCTTTTGGTAGCTTGTGGAGGCAAAAAAGACGACTCTGCTGCTTCTGAGAACGAGTTGACAGTATACGTTGACAATGGTTACAAAGCTTACATGGAAGAAGCTGCGAAAGCTTTTGAAAAAGAAAGTGGAACAAAAGTAACTATCAAGACAGGGGACGCTCTTGGTGGATTGGACAAATTGTCTCTTGACAACCAATCTGGTAAAGCTCCAGACGTTATGATGGCACCATACGACCGCGTAGGTGGACTTGGTAACGACGGTCAATTGGCTGAAGTGACATTGAACAAAGACAGCAAGACTGACAAAACAACTGAATCACTTGTAACAAACGGTGGTAAAGTTTACGGTGCACCTGCTATCATCGAAACTTTGGTTCTCTACTATAACAAAGACCTCATCCAAGAAGCTCCAAAAACTTTTGGCGAACTTGAAGAATTAGCAAAAGACAGCAAGTATGACTTCGCTGGCGAAGCTGGTAAAAACACAGCCTTCCTTGCTGACTGGACAAACTTCTACTATGCATACGGACTCCTTTCAGGTAACGGTGGATATGTCTTTGGTAAAGATGGTACAGATCCAAAAGACATCGGTTTGAACAACCAAGGTGCTATCGATGGTATCGAATACGCGAAAACTTGGTATGCTAAATGGCCTAAAGGATTGCAAGACACTCAAGGTGCTGCAAACTTCATCCAAACTCAATTCCAAGAAGGTAAGACAGCTGCCATCATTGATGGTCCATGGAAAGCAGCTTCATTGAAAGAAGCAAAAGTAAACTACGGTGTAGCAACTATCCCTACTCTTCCAAACGGAAAAGCTTACTCTGCCTTCGGTGGTGGTAAAGCTTGGGTTATTCCTGCAGGTGCTAACCACCCTGAAGCAGCCCAAAAATTCGTAAACTTCTTGACTACAACTGATCAACAAAAAGCCTTATACGATAAGACTAACGAAGTGCCAGCTAACACAGAAGCTCGTGAATACGCTGTTGGTAAAAACGATGAGTTGACAACTGCCGTTGTTAACCAGTTTGAAAATGCACAACCAATGCCAAACATCTCTGAAATGAGTACTGTTTGGGATCCAGCTAAAACTATGCTCTTCGACGCTGTAAGTGGTAAGAAATCTGCTAAAGATGCTGCTGACGATGCTGTTAAATTAATCAAAGAAACTATCGAACAAAAATTCGGTGGCAAGTAA
- a CDS encoding sugar ABC transporter permease translates to METQQDPKKAMWLSLIPGLGQIYNKQKAKGYIFLGVTLVFLAYFFGIGLEELSKLITLGTVRGKDNSLFILIRGAFHLIITVVYLMFYALNINDAGTVAKRINNGIRVPKTLKEMVNAIYENGFPYLLIIPSYIAMTFAIIFPVLVTLMIAFTNYDFKHTARFTLLDWIGLQNFTNMWTLSTFRSAFTSVLGWTLIWALAASTLQIVLGILTAIISNQPFIKGKRIFGVIFLLPWAVPAFITILTFSNMFNDSIGAINAQVLPLFAKIFPFLDGVLIPWKTDPTWTKIALIMMQGWLGFPYIYVLTLGILQSIPNDLYEAAYIDGANAWQKFRNITLPMILAVAAPTLISQYTFNFNNFSIIYLFNDGGPGSVGGNAGSTDILISWIYKLTTNSSPQYSMAAAVTLIISLIVISISMIAFKKLHAFDMEDV, encoded by the coding sequence ATGGAAACACAACAAGATCCCAAAAAAGCCATGTGGTTATCCCTCATTCCTGGCTTGGGACAAATCTATAACAAACAGAAAGCAAAAGGATACATCTTCCTTGGTGTAACACTTGTCTTTCTTGCTTACTTTTTCGGTATTGGTTTGGAGGAATTGTCCAAACTCATCACCCTCGGTACTGTCCGTGGAAAAGATAATTCTCTTTTTATCTTGATTCGTGGTGCCTTCCACTTAATTATCACCGTCGTTTATTTGATGTTCTACGCTCTAAATATCAATGATGCGGGTACTGTAGCTAAGCGGATTAATAACGGTATTCGAGTGCCGAAGACCCTAAAAGAGATGGTGAATGCTATCTATGAAAATGGCTTCCCATATCTCTTAATCATCCCTTCTTATATTGCCATGACCTTTGCAATCATCTTCCCTGTTTTGGTTACCTTGATGATTGCCTTTACCAACTACGACTTTAAGCATACAGCTCGCTTTACGCTCCTCGATTGGATCGGACTTCAAAACTTCACCAACATGTGGACTTTGAGTACCTTCCGTTCTGCCTTTACATCTGTATTGGGCTGGACCTTGATCTGGGCCTTGGCAGCTTCTACTCTTCAAATCGTTCTTGGTATCTTGACAGCCATTATTTCCAACCAACCATTCATTAAAGGAAAACGCATCTTCGGTGTTATCTTCCTTCTTCCTTGGGCGGTTCCTGCCTTCATCACGATCTTGACCTTCTCAAACATGTTCAACGATAGTATCGGGGCCATTAATGCGCAAGTCCTTCCGCTCTTTGCGAAGATTTTCCCATTCTTGGATGGGGTTCTTATTCCTTGGAAAACAGATCCTACTTGGACGAAAATTGCTTTGATTATGATGCAAGGTTGGCTCGGCTTCCCTTACATTTACGTCTTGACACTCGGAATCTTGCAATCTATTCCAAACGACCTTTACGAAGCAGCCTATATTGATGGAGCGAACGCTTGGCAAAAATTCCGCAACATTACCCTCCCAATGATTTTGGCGGTTGCGGCACCAACGCTCATCAGCCAATACACCTTCAACTTTAACAACTTCTCCATTATCTACCTCTTTAACGATGGTGGTCCTGGATCTGTTGGAGGAAATGCTGGTTCGACTGATATCTTGATTTCTTGGATTTATAAATTGACAACGAACTCATCACCTCAATACTCAATGGCTGCTGCGGTTACGTTGATTATCTCTCTGATTGTGATCTCGATCTCGATGATTGCCTTCAAGAAACTGCACGCATTTGATATGGAGGATGTGTAA
- a CDS encoding sugar ABC transporter permease: MKNSVQFKRRLNHFLTYLYLVVLSIIIIYPLLITVLSAFKTGNVSAFTLDFSGSLSFDNFQKLFTDTLYGTWYLNTLIIAIITMVAQTSIITLAGYAYSRYNFLARKQSLVFFLIIQMVPTMAALTAFFVMALMLNALNHSWFLIFLYVGGGIPMNAWLMKGYFDTVPISLDESAKLDGAGHFRRFWQIVLPLVRPMIAVQALWAFMGPFGDYILSKFLLRDEINYTVAVGLQTFISDQKNQKIAFFAAGAILIAVPICVLFFFLQKNFVSGLTAGGDKG, encoded by the coding sequence ATGAAAAATTCAGTTCAATTTAAACGCCGCCTGAATCATTTCTTGACTTACCTCTACTTGGTTGTCCTTTCCATCATCATCATCTATCCCTTGTTGATCACGGTTCTTTCAGCCTTCAAAACTGGTAACGTCAGTGCCTTTACGCTTGATTTCAGTGGCAGTCTCAGCTTTGATAACTTCCAAAAACTCTTTACGGATACCCTATATGGTACTTGGTATCTCAACACCTTGATTATCGCCATTATTACCATGGTTGCTCAAACGTCCATCATTACCTTGGCAGGGTATGCTTACAGCCGCTACAACTTCTTGGCTCGTAAGCAAAGTTTGGTCTTCTTCTTGATTATCCAAATGGTCCCTACCATGGCTGCTTTGACTGCCTTCTTCGTTATGGCCTTGATGTTGAATGCCTTGAACCACAGTTGGTTCCTGATCTTCCTCTATGTCGGTGGGGGAATCCCAATGAACGCATGGTTGATGAAGGGTTACTTCGATACAGTCCCAATTTCACTTGATGAATCTGCAAAATTGGATGGTGCTGGACACTTCCGTCGCTTCTGGCAAATCGTCCTTCCATTGGTTCGCCCAATGATTGCGGTCCAAGCTCTTTGGGCCTTCATGGGACCTTTTGGAGACTACATCTTATCTAAATTCTTGCTTCGCGATGAAATCAATTACACGGTAGCTGTTGGTCTTCAGACCTTTATCAGCGACCAAAAAAATCAAAAGATTGCCTTCTTTGCGGCAGGTGCGATTCTGATTGCAGTTCCAATCTGTGTGCTGTTCTTCTTCCTTCAAAAGAACTTTGTTTCAGGTTTGACAGCTGGTGGGGATAAAGGATAA
- a CDS encoding DUF1189 domain-containing protein, which yields MPYPFNYFSSLFQVRKAFANRKQLNWFQMIFTSLFLLSLTLIPVAVQNAELQTYPLTTFVSDVFDPLTEDVMKDLKENVRIEQHELVYNSHFGVHKNKAGHVIIGHHVGTPLGEKLTLYFDKTQLVISRENKELASIPYQAINQKSLENKDALSQAISKDWFQANRLAVSLFLVLFSGFLSAVNFAILVFGASFFLYLTRKSRLFSLKTFKECFNFTINCLGLPILASVLISLLFHQVFTTTILIQNILFVLFLALAFYKTHFRDPDYKP from the coding sequence ATGCCCTATCCATTTAATTATTTTTCCAGCCTTTTTCAGGTAAGAAAAGCATTTGCCAACCGCAAACAACTCAACTGGTTCCAAATGATCTTTACCTCACTCTTTCTTCTATCCTTGACCCTGATTCCTGTTGCCGTTCAAAATGCGGAATTACAGACCTACCCCTTAACCACCTTTGTTAGCGATGTCTTTGATCCCTTAACAGAAGATGTTATGAAAGACTTGAAAGAAAATGTCCGTATTGAACAGCATGAACTAGTCTATAACAGTCATTTTGGAGTTCATAAGAACAAAGCTGGCCATGTGATCATTGGTCATCACGTAGGGACTCCATTAGGTGAAAAATTAACCCTCTATTTCGATAAGACCCAACTAGTGATCAGCAGAGAAAATAAAGAACTTGCAAGCATTCCTTATCAGGCAATCAATCAAAAGAGTCTTGAAAACAAAGATGCTTTAAGCCAAGCCATTTCCAAAGATTGGTTCCAAGCTAATAGATTAGCAGTTAGTCTCTTCCTCGTCCTCTTCTCAGGTTTCTTATCTGCTGTGAATTTTGCAATTTTAGTATTCGGTGCTTCTTTCTTCCTCTATCTAACAAGAAAGTCGCGTCTCTTCTCTTTAAAGACTTTCAAAGAATGCTTCAATTTCACCATCAACTGTCTTGGATTGCCTATTCTTGCGAGCGTCCTGATCAGTTTATTGTTCCACCAAGTCTTTACAACAACCATCTTGATCCAAAATATCCTATTTGTCTTATTCCTAGCGCTCGCCTTCTATAAGACTCATTTCCGGGACCCTGATTATAAACCTTAA
- a CDS encoding LacI family DNA-binding transcriptional regulator, which translates to MRVTIKDVAKHAGVAPSTVTRVIQNKSTISEETKKRVRAAMKELDYHPNLNARSLVSQSSQVIALVLPDESDVFFQNPFFPTVLRGISQVASDYDYAIQICTGANETHRLDQLKQMIYGKRVDGLIFLYSKLNDPLVDFCIQDKFPFLILGKATSPFVSLVDNDNVKAAFDATEYFINKGYQHIAFIGGNKELAVSQDRYKGYQEALASHQIPLREELVKFSFGFLLEENSYQIMDTLPFEELEALMTTDILVAEGVRRYLSDKQVDLPIISFDSIPPRIPIDAYIDINTVELGRESVRTLLQIIKDNKENKTVCYRQLIEHSIIEL; encoded by the coding sequence ATGCGTGTCACCATCAAAGATGTCGCCAAACATGCTGGCGTTGCACCATCTACCGTTACACGAGTGATTCAAAACAAATCTACTATTAGTGAAGAAACCAAAAAACGGGTTCGCGCTGCCATGAAAGAACTGGATTACCATCCAAATCTTAATGCTCGTAGCTTAGTGAGCCAGTCCAGTCAGGTGATTGCCCTGGTCTTACCTGATGAAAGTGATGTGTTTTTCCAAAACCCATTCTTCCCAACGGTTCTCCGGGGAATTAGCCAAGTTGCTTCTGACTATGACTATGCCATTCAGATTTGTACAGGGGCTAATGAAACCCACCGCCTCGATCAACTCAAACAAATGATTTATGGTAAGCGGGTAGATGGGCTCATCTTCCTCTATTCCAAATTGAATGATCCTCTGGTTGACTTCTGTATTCAAGATAAATTTCCTTTCTTGATTTTAGGGAAAGCAACTTCACCTTTTGTATCCTTAGTCGATAACGACAATGTTAAGGCAGCCTTTGACGCGACCGAATATTTTATCAACAAGGGATACCAACACATCGCCTTTATTGGAGGAAATAAGGAATTGGCCGTTTCTCAAGACCGCTACAAGGGTTACCAGGAAGCTCTTGCCAGTCACCAGATCCCTCTTCGTGAGGAATTGGTCAAGTTCTCCTTTGGTTTCTTGCTGGAAGAAAATTCTTACCAAATCATGGATACCCTGCCTTTTGAAGAACTTGAAGCACTCATGACAACGGATATTCTAGTTGCCGAAGGGGTTCGGAGATACCTGAGCGACAAACAAGTCGACCTTCCGATTATTTCCTTCGACTCCATTCCACCGCGGATCCCTATTGACGCCTATATTGATATCAATACGGTTGAATTGGGACGCGAATCTGTCAGAACCTTACTCCAAATTATTAAAGACAACAAGGAAAACAAAACTGTTTGCTACAGACAGCTCATTGAACACTCGATTATTGAACTTTAG
- the pulA gene encoding type I pullulanase has translation MTTHFAAYLDDQDLIRMEGGESVTAFLPFTLTSGSKTIELLPTEEEKTLRSPLPIDMSQSYTLSNAKGETCLLHYRDIVRQPIFDQLYAYDGEDLGAHYSKEKTTFAFWAPISQEVELLINQTAYPMERTEKGVWRLELEGDWEKSSYYYQHHVNGVTHIVYDPYALSSEANSGASYVIDRHKIERPIQRATTQLDPTEAIIYELSVRDFSMQKEAGFHHPGTFPALLESPKHGEQTFGFDYLKSLGITHIQLLPLYDFGSVDETNPTSGYNWGYDPVQYNVPEGSFSSQANDPYQLILELQQVIDAYHKADLSLIMDVVYNHVYLSDEFAFERIVPGYFYRYDQDRQRTNGTFCGNDVASERAMVRNYIKQSVKQWVQLYGFDGFRFDLMGILDRQTMMEIQEELVAIYPNIYLYGEGWKMDTGLDPELLAHQYNASQLRPYGFFSDNFRDTIKRSILNEGRIDSRYQANDLANILTGNIGLKGAPHFVRPQQAINYVECHDNATFFDYLKVEDPNISEEQRQAKARLGLHLVLLAQGVPFLHAGQEFYRSKGLEENTYNLPDALNQLDWLSSIAYETDIQFLRELIAYRKKEELLRLVNAQDIRDYCQVTWTSEKTFSYSIEKDGRKLLILVNLGDQEWSYRLKQPARLAISYPHIYGGDQNISQEEFTIPAHGWILVEKA, from the coding sequence ATGACCACACACTTTGCTGCTTATTTAGATGACCAAGACTTGATTCGCATGGAAGGAGGAGAGAGCGTAACGGCCTTTCTTCCTTTTACATTGACGTCTGGTTCGAAAACGATTGAACTCTTGCCGACAGAGGAAGAAAAAACTCTTCGAAGCCCCCTTCCCATCGACATGAGTCAAAGCTATACTCTCTCCAACGCTAAAGGAGAAACCTGCCTCCTCCACTACCGCGACATTGTCCGCCAACCCATCTTTGATCAGCTATATGCTTATGATGGAGAGGATTTAGGAGCTCATTACTCAAAAGAAAAAACGACCTTTGCCTTCTGGGCTCCCATTTCTCAAGAGGTTGAGCTCTTGATCAACCAAACTGCCTACCCGATGGAGCGGACAGAAAAAGGAGTTTGGCGTCTAGAACTCGAGGGAGATTGGGAAAAATCCTCTTACTACTACCAACATCATGTCAACGGTGTAACCCATATCGTTTATGATCCTTATGCTCTTTCTTCTGAAGCCAATTCAGGAGCTAGCTATGTCATCGACCGACACAAGATTGAACGCCCCATTCAGAGAGCAACGACGCAATTGGATCCGACTGAGGCCATTATTTATGAACTGAGTGTCCGTGATTTCTCCATGCAAAAAGAAGCTGGTTTCCATCATCCTGGAACCTTCCCAGCCCTCTTAGAATCTCCTAAGCATGGAGAACAGACCTTTGGCTTTGACTATTTGAAATCCTTGGGCATTACTCATATTCAGCTCTTGCCCCTCTATGATTTCGGAAGCGTGGATGAAACCAACCCTACTTCTGGCTACAATTGGGGCTATGACCCTGTGCAATACAATGTTCCTGAAGGAAGTTTTAGTAGCCAGGCAAATGATCCTTACCAACTGATTCTCGAGCTACAGCAAGTAATTGATGCCTACCATAAGGCAGATCTCAGCCTCATCATGGACGTTGTCTATAACCATGTTTACCTCTCTGATGAATTTGCTTTTGAGCGGATTGTCCCAGGCTATTTCTATCGCTATGACCAAGACCGTCAACGAACCAACGGAACCTTCTGTGGCAACGATGTAGCCAGCGAGAGAGCCATGGTTCGCAACTATATCAAGCAGTCAGTCAAGCAATGGGTTCAACTCTACGGCTTTGATGGTTTCCGCTTTGACCTGATGGGCATTCTTGACCGCCAAACCATGATGGAAATTCAAGAAGAATTAGTAGCCATTTACCCCAACATTTACCTTTATGGAGAAGGGTGGAAGATGGATACCGGACTAGATCCTGAACTCCTGGCCCATCAATACAATGCCAGTCAACTCCGTCCGTATGGCTTCTTCAGTGACAATTTCCGTGATACCATTAAACGAAGCATCCTGAACGAAGGACGTATCGACAGTCGCTATCAGGCCAATGATCTGGCTAATATTTTGACTGGTAACATCGGACTCAAAGGAGCACCTCACTTTGTGCGTCCTCAACAGGCGATCAACTATGTGGAATGCCACGATAACGCAACCTTCTTTGACTATCTCAAGGTTGAAGATCCAAACATTTCAGAGGAGCAACGTCAGGCTAAAGCTCGACTAGGCTTGCACCTCGTACTCTTAGCTCAAGGAGTTCCCTTCCTACATGCTGGTCAAGAGTTCTATCGCAGCAAGGGCTTAGAAGAGAATACTTACAATCTTCCAGATGCTCTAAATCAACTAGACTGGCTTTCTTCTATAGCTTATGAAACAGATATTCAGTTCCTGCGCGAATTGATTGCCTATCGTAAAAAGGAAGAACTCCTCCGCCTTGTAAATGCCCAAGACATTCGAGATTATTGTCAAGTTACTTGGACTTCGGAGAAGACCTTCTCATACAGCATCGAGAAAGACGGACGTAAGTTGCTTATCTTGGTCAACCTGGGGGATCAAGAATGGTCCTATCGACTCAAACAGCCTGCTAGATTAGCAATTTCCTACCCTCATATTTATGGAGGAGATCAAAATATTTCTCAAGAAGAATTTACCATTCCAGCCCATGGCTGGATCTTGGTAGAAAAAGCATAA
- a CDS encoding YitT family protein — protein sequence MKKTRLGKILRFYVRRIAYNFKLLRVLKSISREKYDEKISASLVYGFLSAIAVNFFFQPGRVYSSGATGLAQIVSALSDRFLGFTIPVSLSFYAINLPLMIIAWYQIGHKFTIFTFITVSMSSFFIQFVPEVTLTNDPIMNALFGGVVMGTGIGFALRNNISSGGTDIVSLTIRKRTGKNVGKISLIVNGTIMLIAGMTFGWKYALYSMITIFVSSRVTDAVFTKQKRMQAMIVTSQPDKIIEKIHKRLHRGATIIHNAEGTYNHQEKAVLLTVITRAEFNEFKFLMEKADPQAFITISDNVHIIGRFVEVED from the coding sequence ATGAAAAAAACTCGCTTAGGTAAAATCTTACGTTTTTATGTGAGAAGAATTGCTTATAATTTTAAATTATTACGGGTCTTGAAAAGTATTTCCCGCGAAAAGTATGATGAAAAGATTTCAGCCTCATTGGTCTATGGATTTTTATCTGCGATTGCTGTGAACTTCTTTTTCCAGCCGGGACGTGTCTATTCAAGTGGAGCGACAGGGTTAGCACAGATTGTTTCCGCTCTTAGTGATCGATTTTTGGGCTTTACGATTCCTGTTTCCTTGTCATTTTATGCCATCAATCTACCCTTAATGATTATTGCCTGGTATCAAATTGGCCATAAATTTACCATTTTCACCTTTATCACGGTGTCCATGAGTTCCTTCTTTATCCAATTTGTCCCCGAAGTTACTCTCACCAATGACCCTATCATGAACGCCTTGTTTGGGGGGGTTGTTATGGGAACAGGGATTGGTTTTGCCCTTCGGAATAATATCTCAAGTGGGGGAACCGACATTGTTAGTTTGACCATTCGAAAACGAACGGGCAAGAATGTCGGTAAAATTTCTCTCATCGTCAATGGGACCATCATGTTGATAGCAGGGATGACCTTTGGTTGGAAGTATGCCCTCTATTCGATGATTACCATTTTTGTTTCTAGTCGAGTGACAGATGCCGTCTTTACCAAGCAGAAGCGGATGCAAGCTATGATTGTCACTAGCCAACCGGATAAGATTATTGAGAAAATCCATAAGCGCTTGCATCGTGGGGCAACCATTATCCACAATGCCGAAGGAACCTATAACCATCAGGAAAAAGCGGTCTTGCTCACTGTTATTACCCGAGCAGAGTTTAATGAGTTTAAATTTTTAATGGAAAAAGCGGATCCTCAAGCTTTTATAACAATTTCAGACAATGTTCATATTATTGGACGCTTTGTCGAAGTAGAAGATTAA